The nucleotide window CGCGATCGTCGAGCCGTGCCAGGATGTCGCCAGCCGCGACCAGATCGCCCGCGCGAGCGTGCGACTCGGCCAGATAGCCATCGACGCCGGCCACCAGCGCACGTTGGACCCGCCCCTCCAGACTGGCCCGCGCAGAGACACGATAGGTGCCGGGGACGACGGCCAGGAGAAGGAGCAGCAGCGTGCCCGCGGCGAGCAGCGACTTGGCCAGGCCGTGGTCGGCACCGAAGTGACGATCCACCCAACGCCTTCCGCCGGCGCGGGCGCGCGAGAGCCAGCCGGCCTCGGCACGCTGCATCAGCTCGAGGATCGGGCCGCATAGCAACGCGGCCTCCTCCACACCTCGGCGTCTCGCCACGCCATCGGCCGCCGGCTCCGCCCACTCACAGACGAGCGCACCAACAGCGCGGTCGTGTGCGACGAGGGGAATCGTGGTCACGGCGGCAGCGCCCGAGCTCCGCATCAGCTGCTCGTTGGCACGCACATCGTGGACAGCGTCGCCCGCAGCGGGCAGTTCGATCACCGCGTCCTCCACAATCGCCTCGTCCATCGCGGCCCGCAGATCCCGGACGTCGTCGCTCTCGCCGGCGAACCTGGGGCTGCTCGAGAGCGCCGCCACGTCGACGGCATGCTGCGCCGTCAGCCCGAGAGCCACCCGATCACAGCCGAGGCCCTGGGCCAGGGAGACCACGAGCGCGTGACCGGCCTCGCGAAGGCTCCCGTGATCGAGCAACGTGCCGGCCAGCGAGAGGCGACCGGCGAGCGTCTCCTGGGCGGCGCCCGTCTCGAGGAGAAGGGCCAGGCCTCGCGCCCCGTGGCCAAGCAATCCTGCGAGCGCCTTGGCCTCCGCCGCGGGAAGGCCCCGCACCGTCACGCCGAACGCACCCGCGCACTGGCTCCCGAGCGTGATCGGGACCGCCAGGTGGGTCACCGCGTCCGACGCCGCGTTGCCTTCACCCGGAGCCTGGATGACGAGCTTCCCGCGCTCGTGGGCAGCCTCCACCGTGACCGCGAGCCGAGGCCTGGGCGGCGCATCGCTGGGCCAT belongs to bacterium and includes:
- a CDS encoding HlyD family efflux transporter periplasmic adaptor subunit encodes the protein MPVQAWLELQCQMISGAEAGLVVIGASQRAPGASAIAWPSDAPPRPRLAVTVEAAHERGKLVIQAPGEGNAASDAVTHLAVPITLGSQCAGAFGVTVRGLPAAEAKALAGLLGHGARGLALLLETGAAQETLAGRLSLAGTLLDHGSLREAGHALVVSLAQGLGCDRVALGLTAQHAVDVAALSSSPRFAGESDDVRDLRAAMDEAIVEDAVIELPAAGDAVHDVRANEQLMRSSGAAAVTTIPLVAHDRAVGALVCEWAEPAADGVARRRGVEEAALLCGPILELMQRAEAGWLSRARAGGRRWVDRHFGADHGLAKSLLAAGTLLLLLLAVVPGTYRVSARASLEGRVQRALVAGVDGYLAESHARAGDLVAAGDILARLDDRDLRLERRERASETAQLETEYREALAGGDRMQVSLLQARMEQAAAQFDLADEKLGRTQISAPFDGIVLSGDLSQSLGSPVELGAVLFEIAPLDGYRIILEVDGRDIADVDVAQSGRLALEALPGEPLALVVERITPVSTTRDGRSYFRAEAVLEAPRAELRPGMQGIAKIEIGQRRLLWIWTHELFDWLRLRAWSLAP